The following is a genomic window from Sebastes fasciatus isolate fSebFas1 chromosome 15, fSebFas1.pri, whole genome shotgun sequence.
acatcaacatcactagtttcataccagagtgaagacggatcacagattaacagttttatattttagttgtctttttattcaccatctagttataatctgtgttaattgtaggtgtgaacagcaaacggatcatgttgatggtgaagtgttccAGCACCAGAAGGACCTGTaggatctctgcttcacacaccgtcactgaaggagtctgacactgagaggggtttataataGCTGACAACGAACAgatttaaaataactttcatttattagaaagagatttcttttgatcatctgttatttcactcattcacttttattaagtatccagttaaagtcagagagagaaggagagtctgtcttttataccttttacatcatttatcctcatttccattcagtcacatgtgaagctgataattcctgagcgtcgggtttgatatgggttatatcatttcacttttccctgaaacattcagactaatacataacttctactgtcagaatataaattaatacagacgataataatgaataaataatataaagatattgtgccagtagagatggttcctggtcctctaagcaggacacagtccacagtagagatggttcctggtcctctaagcaggacacagtccacagtagaaatacagactgcagctgttattcatgtgcaggtgtttgttaaacaggtaacaggctacagagaggaaacactgctgctgtgataactctgtttctttattactattagatcagttcagacataaacagctgttgaagccaactgacagctgatccagctgtgatcagctgctgctgtcatcagaaacggacgtcgcttcacgtgacgcttcagaggaaacaacgtctcatgtctctaaaaacatatttcctcgtttcctctctcctcgagtcttttcctcgcctcctctgctcgcatctcccgtgggcgggactaagacgcgagtcgaggagtcgaggagtcaAGCCATATAAAAGCACTAATGGGAAAGACTCCCAGActctcctctgcctgtctgtatcATGGTCTGTATGTCTGTAGTTCAGCTCTGGGACCACTGAGAAATCGCCCCGAGCAGGCGGGTCTATGTAGCAGTTTAGCCAATAGTTGATTCAAGCTCTGAACGATTGACATCAAATTGAGCCAATCAGCGTCCTCAAATCTGATACGAGAGGGGCGATTATTTTATTGCCCCAAGCGcccgtgacgagagactttggccaatcacaggtcatttcattgagagagagcgttcctattggctgtgctcgggtcatgtgaccggaacttggcgttccttcaccagttTTCACAATGGGTGCTCCgtcacaaactttatcattttacagctaaaccgtgcactaaaagatgattctgaaaacatttgaggagagaaataggcattgacgtaacataatattgattcatatttgatcagcgctgcctagtttgaccgtttggtcggagttcagagtgattgacagctagctctcatagacggcagctggacagcagacctcagatcagctctgactgcagtGAAATCTCTccgatgccgttaggagcaccggaggacaccggaggacaccggaggaacaggatttttttttcaggttacctgtttcatgtactgctgtcaggatatagtgaccgttttataaaaataactttttaatcatatttgcttcaatctcgcctacttcagtaccaaacataaaagtacacattatgcagaataatgtatattattggattatacttattgatgcattaatgtgttcatcactttaatgttgcagctggtaaaggtggagctcattttaatgacattttatactgctgggtagtttaatctataataatacataatttattcgttgattatattttgtattaataatctgaatctgtaaagtaactaaagttattaaatcaatgtagtggagtaaacagtacaatatttccctctgagagtGGAGTacaagtagaaagtagcagaacatggaaatactcaagtaaagtacaagtacctcaaaattgtgtttaaataaatgtacttagttactttccaccactgagtacatgttatactgttgtgtttttctaagcattctttactgctctTGTTggaataatataaattattgaTAAAGATTATTTAACTGctaagtagtaatgtgtttttgataccttcccttttttacattaaatcataccgggatgtttgctgaaattgattggatgtggcacagcccgACCTAGAAAActttccaccagccgccactgagtATAAAGTAAGGTTTACAACAGTTTGCATTAACATAACAGCTCTACTGTAATGAAAGACagataaaaggtaataaatcagtgaaaaatgatttaaaacacaaaaaatacaagtataaataaaatgaaaataaatttgaaaaatatgggggaaaaaaaaaaaaaagtctccttTGGTGTCTCAATCACACGCGCGCACGTGCGTCATTAAATGCCATGGCAACAGCAGTCAGGTCAGGTATATAAGGGCTGCAGAGAGTTCTGGTTTCTATCTTTGCATTTGGACTTTGACACTTTGGAGTTGGAAACCTTTTGTAAAGAAAACTCTTTGAGTTTGAAACCACTGAGAGAAACTACTGGAAAGCGGATCTTGTTGGAGAACTAAACTTTTGGATAAATCAACTACATTGTGGGAAACCGAGGAGCCTGAAGATGTCCTTCAGCAGACCAGTGATGGAGCAGCAGCTGATGGGAGTCAACTCTGAGTTAGACAACAACAGGCCAGGTTAAAcaacttttacatttatttgatcattttatttattgattcatcCCCTTAAAACCCGTAAAAGTCCTCTGTGTAGAAATCAGTGTAACTTGTTGAGTTTAGAGGTGAACCGTTCACACCATGTTATCAGGCCTGTTGGGAAAACACTGATTTGGTGAAAAGTGACACTCAGTGGACGATTTCTCCTGTAAAATGATGATTTGATGGACAGCATGTGTTAAATGTCCCAGGCCAGCTGTGGAGCGACAATGTGTGTAGTGGTTTGAAAACACTGTTATTTTGGTTTGAGGACATCAAATCCTCCAAACTTGACATCAAAATACTGAAGAAAGATGGCGACTGGGCCACATTTCATAAAATGCTCAACATGTATTTTAGTTGCTCACCATGGAAACGACGTCACAGGTAGGAGGTGACGTCATGACGTCCAGGTGTAATCAGACCAGGCACGTTGTTCTGTGCGCATGCGACCCTGAGATGGTTTGATTTCATTGTTGAAGTTCAACTTGTTGTAGAAACACCTGCTGCTATTAGTTCATCACATCTAAATCAACTTATTGGTAACATTTCACATTGAAAAGCGCTTTGGTCGTTAGtgtgctgtttgttttctcGAGACACAAGAGAGAGATTTATTACGTAACTGCATGTGACTGCATGTGCGCGTGCTGCGTACAGGATGACAACACGCGCTGTGATATGCAGCTCCTAAACTGGGACAATAATAAAGTAAAGCGGTTCCTCTGGTCATGTTGGATTCATGTACTGTAGCCATGGTTCACTGTGCGTAATGACGCATGGAGTTCAATGCATATTAAACACATTCACGCTGTTTATTGATAACCACTGGTCGTTTAgtccacacaaacactgaagTCCTTCCAACTGTCTGCTGCTAAATAAATATGTAGCTCTCATTTCCCCCCGTTGTCCCGGTGCCCCCGGTGCTCCCGGGCTTGTGTTTTATTAGTCTAAAGAAAGCTTTCCGGTaggaatctgaatctgaatccaGATCAGAAAAGTGGAGAGAGCCATGATGCGTAAAAGATCATAGTGAGACCATccttatggaggacggaacctgccaaaataaaaaataaatatatataaatgactagatatataaataaataaataaatagatgtagcagatataatattaaaaataaatgtagccattgattaattgataaaatgtgacataaattgtctgttttaatttgtttctgtattttttttatccttctattaattcccttatttatttactctactGTTTACTTTtcgcttttatttattcatgtatttattttataacttttagattttagtatttttctaaatttttgcattattttttattgatttttccatttatgtatttatttattttatatttaaatgtgtgcatttatttatttattcagttatttatgtatttatgcattatttccactttgcatttcacccctcattgatttcccaaaatgtatttatttctgtattcttttctttatgcaattctgcctcattatgcaaactACTGCCACATATTtgactactatactatactatactatactatactatactatactatattatacttatagcctgatatatatcgtcaaaatgTGCATCATTGTGATTTTTCCCCCCAACATTaacaaattataataatgataatgtttGTATTAAGTGTCACATGAAAGCAGCATTAATTGAATCTCATTCCCTCATCTGTTCAAACCAACAGAGGCAGAGCTGCACAGTGTTTGATATTACTGTTAAAAGGTGCAGTCTCATGTGTGTTGGTTGCTTCTGGACACGTGTAGTGCAGTCGACGTTGTTAACGTGACAGACGTATTTCTAATTTACGTCTCTTTTTCGATTATTGCTAACTTATTCAAAATTGTCTCATGTTATTTTGAATTTTTGCCCCTCAGGTGGTGTGAACTCCATCGTCGAGCGTCCTGCACAAGACGGTGAGGTCAGGCTTGGTTTTGTTGGTGATGGTGAGTATGAGCGTTATGTCATCGAGAGAGATATTTATCAGATATTTGGCCACTCTgacgatgaggaggaggaggaaatgatGATGGAGGTGGAGGATGAAGACGCCTGGTCTGACTCGAGCGAAGATTCTGGTTATGAGTCCAAGTCCGAGCATGAAGAGGACTCTGAAGACGATGATTTCAACGTCATCATCAGACCTGTCTCCCCCATGAACCAGCTGGTCCCACCTCCGAGCTTTTGGCAGGTTTTACACCGAGAGTCATCTCCTGTTGGCCTTCCCGCTGGAGCTCCTTTCTGCTTCCCTTTTGGTGTTCTTCCTGCGCAGCAAGAGGAGCGCTCTGAAGAAGGTCAACCCTCAGTCTGTCAGAGGTCAGAAGAGTCCGCTCCCTCCACTTCAGGCCTCAGCATCTCCACGAAGA
Proteins encoded in this region:
- the LOC141783726 gene encoding uncharacterized protein LOC141783726; the encoded protein is MSFSRPVMEQQLMGVNSELDNNRPGGVNSIVERPAQDGEVRLGFVGDGEYERYVIERDIYQIFGHSDDEEEEEMMMEVEDEDAWSDSSEDSGYESKSEHEEDSEDDDFNVIIRPVSPMNQLVPPPSFWQVLHRESSPVGLPAGAPFCFPFGVLPAQQEERSEEGQPSVCQRSEESAPSTSGLSISTKRSREEDCTEQVGVKRQRQC